From Bradyrhizobium sp. 4:
GACGACATAACTGGCCATTGAGTTCAAGGTGTCGAGCACATGATCCGGAGTCGCATTCATTTCGGCACTCGCCTGCACAGGGCCAGTTGCTTGCGCCTTGAGGTCCGCGGCGCGTCCGTCCCAGAATTGCGCCGAATTGAACACCGCGTTGTAGACGGTTGGGGCCCGACGTAGGCCGACCTTCCAGCCGTGACCGACTGAGGTCGGACCGGCATCGACTCCGCCGCTGCCGAGATTGTGGCACGTATTGCAGCTAATGATCTCGCTTGCCGATAGCCGCGGATCGAAGAACAGAATTTTGCCAAGCTCGACCTTTTCATGCGTGACTGGATTGTCCTTTACCGCAGGAATGATTGAGGGGATCGGATGGAAAATCTGCCTGGCGGTTCTCATAAGATCATCGTCCGCGCTAGCTCCTGACGACATCAACAGGCCAATCGCCAAAACAGATGCTTCAGCCACAAGCCGAAGCTCCCGGATCGATTTGTTCATACACCCGCCTCATCAGCTCTGATTGATACGAAGGAAACAGTCGAAAGCGATGCCACACTCTGTTCCCTCAACGGGCCGGCGCAGCATGCACCGGATCCTGTGAAGCGAGGCTGCATCAAATGTTCGATTTCGAGGTGCTCGCTGCCGGCGTTCGCCCAAGAGGCTTTAAGCCGTTATTTGATTCGCGAATTCGCTTTGAGCTTAGATCACGACCTTGGTAGATCAGACTAGCGCCTCAACCTTCGGAATGATGGCCGATCTGACAACAATAAGCGTGCCGAAAAAGGATAATCTGTCCGGTGGCCGCATCGGTTCTCCATTGAGCGATTGGGTGGCCAATACGCTCCAGCGAAGTCTATCCGTGTTGCACCGCTGGTCGCGCTCAGCGCTCACGGTGTCGCTGGACAATAGCAACCCCCATGCCAGTCTTGCATCTGACATGCAAGCTGCTGATTTAGGTACAAAACGAGTCCGGGCTGCCGAACAACGTCGGATGTCTTGCTTTGATGAATACATACAGTGTCACAGATGCGACAAGCGCCAGTCCCGGCTAGACATCATCGCTCAGGAAGTTTTGTGATGAGATCCGATTGCCAGGCTTGCCGGCCACACGTGGCACGGCGGTACAAAGATCTACGCTGGCCTACGGCGAGACACTGAGCCGAGGCGCCCGGCGGTGCGCATCGCTCACGATTTCGCCTCGCCCTGCCGACTGAAGGCTCGCCGACTCAGTTCGGGTCGGCTCTTTGCGCGCCGCCTCCGAAATCGCGCTCGTTTGTAACAGACGAGCCCCGAAGCCTGAACATGGCTTGCCTTGAATCCCACCTGGGGTTCGCTGGCAGAGCAATTGCCCATCTCAAATCTGTTACCAAGACTAGAGTTTGACGGTACGACCGTCCGATTTACTCGGATATTCCCATTCGACACCAGCTGAAGTGCCGGCCTGACACCTGATCGGGCCGCGTGTGGGTTGGGATAAGATAACCATTTCGACCCACTCACGGCCTAGTGGCAGCTTTTGAAATCCTGCGCGCTGGTCGCAAGAATCGCTGAACTTCTGCAGAAGCAATGGTCACTTCGTGCTCTTGCGTTGAAAGACTTCCGTACAAGAGGACATGTTGGTAGGAGATCTTTACATCATGTCCGCAGATGGCCAGGTCGTGAGATCTCATCCGCGTCTTACTGAGGGAAGGACGTGATTGACCAGTTGTCCATGGCTGGTTCAAGTTAGATATGGCGTCGGTGATGGCTGCGATTGACGATCGATTGAATGAGATCCGACACGTGCGGAATGACATTTGGCGCTGTCGAAGAAGGCTTAAAAGCGAGCTGAGTGATCTCGAGCGTAAGGTTCTCGAAGATCGCCTGCTTGAGCGGCAATCTGCCTTTGAACGGCTCCTAGCGACCACGTTTCCTTTTACATTGACACTGTCAAGCAAAATTCGGGAGCCGCAGGTCATTGGCGCGCAAAATGGCGTCGGCTCATAGAACGCATGCGCCTGCGTCAGAAACGTAGGCTCCGTCGCCGCGGACCGCCGCGCCATCATGACCGCCGCCGAGCTGAAATGCGTCGGTCCTCAGCCTTTTCACCGATGTGCTGGCCCGCGGCGCACGGTGAGCGCCGATAATGAAACCGTTCGGGCCGGCCATCCAGGACCACGGCTGGGGGACACCGATTGCGCCTTTTCTGCGAAACCGCGGTCACCATGAGTAGCTTTCATCCGACAGAGCGATCGAAGAAGCTTGAATCGGCCGTAGCGTCAGGTTGTACAGAGCAGGCGAACGATACTCCAGACTAGGTGTAGCCGAATGAGAAGAGCCGCTATCGCTTTTGCATTATGTTCCGCTCTCGAGCTGCTCGGGCTAAGCGCGAGCGCGGTTGCGGACACAAGGCGGTACGCGTGCACGATCACTGCCGCCGATCGAGAGCCGGTCGGAGTTCGGAACGAGCGGGTCATTCTCACGGTTCAATATGGCTGCCGGATCGCGGATGGTCTCTCGCGTGACGCGGGGATTACAGCAGTGTCGGTCAGCGAGTGGGCTGCTGATAAAGGAACGTACCTAGCGTCCCTGGAATTTCACCGCGCGCTGGAGGGAGTTGCAATTGGGCAACTCTCCGAGGCGACCGGCTTCTCTAGCATGGAAGGGGAGCAAGGCATTGCGGTCGCAACTTCCGGCACGACAGTATTCAAGTTCGCATCTGGCTCATTGGCAGCCCTTTCAGGGAAGACCCTTAAATTCACCACCAAACTTACTGGCCTACGTAGCTTCGAATTGGAGTTCATAGATTGGCCAGAATCTCTTTTTTGGAAGTGACTCGTGTCTTACGCTTTATTTCCGCAAGCGCAGAAATATCCAAAGGAGTGAAGAGGGCGACGGACATTCTGCAGCAGATCGCACTGGAGGGGACTCCGCGCGGAGCTCGATCGGATGTTGCCGCTGGTGCTGCGGGTGATCCGTCAAGAGCCTGGGCGCGCATCTTCCACGGCGACACTTCATGTGGAAGATAAGGTTCTCAGCGTGTTCGAGCCGCCGGCCCGAGATCATCCGTAAGGACAAGCCGGCAAGCCCAATGAGTTCGGCAAAATGATCAAGCTGCAAGATTGTCGACTAACTCTATGTCCGGCGGCGCAATGGCGATCTGTTGATCACGGCCATCGCACCTACCAGGGGGCGTGCCGCGGCTGGTGGCGACTGACGCCGGATTCTACTCTGCCAGAACGAGGCCGCTGCGAGAGCATTGGGGGGTATGCATCCCCAATCGACCGAGCAAAAGCCCTGAGCGCAAGCGCGAACAGAAGAAGCGCTGGTTCCGCGATGCCAAGAATGGCGCACCCGGAATGCAGCGCTGGCTCGCCCTCGGTGTAATCTCAACCTCCGCAACATCGGCCGGACGATGAGCAGCCGAGCCGCTCCGTAGATCTCGGACCCATCATGCTCGCTTCAAGCCCCCGCCGTCCAGCCGGCGGGTTTGTTTTGCCCCATGCCGTTGGCCCTAAGGCTGGAAAGCATCAATTTCGCGCCGGGAAGTAGATAAAGTAGGCTATCCACGGGGCCCTATTTGCCGAACGAAGAATATGCGAAGCTTCATTGACGGAGGATGAACGCTCAACGCGAATTTGAGGGCAGCCCGCGCTGATGGAGCCGCTCTAGTGGTGTCCGTCTGTAGTGGGAGCAGCGCCTCGCGCTCATCATCAGATAGGCCTCGTTGTCGCTGCACTCAGTGCCGCGTGCCGGCGTCGGCTCACCGCGTCACGCTCCCGCAAGCGGCGTTAGCAAAAAGTCGACGGGCGAGCGATCCAAGCGCCGAATTGCGTCGGGGCGTGCCTTCCCGAGATGCTGAAGCGAGCTGCAACTGAGCTGCCGAATGACGCAGAACGCCGACCTCTTTACCCCGAATGAGCAAGGGCCAGGAGCTTGCGCCTTTAAGGCTATCGCGGGTTGAGAATCGATCAGCCCCAATGCTCTCCACGAGATCGGGTGTCGCCACTTAGAGCGCGTCTCCACGAGAGATCAACTGGAATGACGAGCGAAGCGAAAGATCGCCTGTAAGTGAAACAACGCCTTCTGACAACTGAGTTCTCTTAGTCATCCAGAAGAGGTGCTGCAACGCTCAACATCACTTGCTCAGTATCGATCGCAAACACCATGGGCGCATCTACGTGCGCTGAACTCTCTCGAGCCGATCGTGTTTGCGATCGCTCGATGGGGCGCCAAGCAAAGCTGCGCACCGGAGTGACGCCGGCGCGCGGGAAGACTCTACCTATCTCGCTGGCGGAGAGCGCAAGTGATTGTTTTGTTTCAGACAGAGCGTTAGCGGGCACGCCTGTCGGTGCCACGTAGGGTCGGGTTTATAACATCCGCATCCTGCCAGCTATCTAGCTCTACAGACGTGGGTTTTTCGTGTTCAACCAGCGCTGGCACACTCGTTGCAAACCCCTGCGCAACAGGCGGCTGTTAGCCCTTTGCATCGACATGCAGAGGGGCAGGCCGCCCCTGATGGCACGCGAGCGAGTAAAGAAGCCGATATGACCAAGGCTGGAGGGCAGGCATGACATCACCGAGACGCGTCTTGGTCAGCGATTCCGTCGACAAATCAACAGCGTCACACATGGCGCTCGCAAGCGCTTAGCCGAGATGAGCTGCAACATTCTGATCGATCGCTGCGGCATGATCCAGAACCCCGCAGAGTTGCGTCCGGTAGGACCGGCCAGCGAGATTGCACGCTTTACACCTCAACGCCGGATCGGAAATCCGTCGGTCTACCGGAAAAGCGCCGCTTCTTCATTTGAGACGACAATCGAAAGGAAATTTGTATGAGCCGAGCAACTACCGAGAGCGTCGCAGAGATCAAGGCGCGCAACAAGCAGCTAATCGATGAGGTGTTGAAGGTCTACCCAGAGAAGACCGCCAAAAGGCGCGCCAAGCATCTGAGTGTTCACGAGGCGGGGAAGTCCGATTGTGGCGTCAAGTCGAATATCAAGTCCATTCCGGGCGTAATGACCATCCGCGGCTGCGCCTACGCGGGCTCCAAGGGCGTGGTCTGGGGGCCGATCAAGGACATGATCCACATTAGCCACGGTCCGGTCGGCTGTGGTCAGTACTCATGGGGCTCGCGGCGCAACTACTACGTCGGCACGACCGGCATCGACACGTTCGTGACACTGCAGTTCACTTCCGATTTCCAGGAAAAGGATATCGTGTTCGGCGGAGATAAAAAGGTCACCAAACTCATCGACGAGCTACAGGAGCTGTTTCCTCTCAACAGGGGCATTACCATTCAGTCCGAATGTCCGATTGGTTTGATCGGTGACGATATCGAGGCAGTCTCCAGAGAAAAGTCAAAGGAATATGGCGGCAAAACCATCGTGCCTGTGCGGTGCGAGGGTTTTCGTGGCGTGTCACAATCGCTCGGCCATCACATCGCGAACGACGCCATTCGAGATTGGATCTTCGACAAGAGCGCCCCAGAAGCCAGCTCTAAATTTCAGCCGACCGCCTATGACGTCGCCATCATCGGTGACTACAACATCGGCGGCGACGCCTGGTCGTCACGGATCCTGCTCGAAGAAATGGGCCTGCGCGTCATCGCCCAGTGGTCCGGGGATGGATCTCTCGCTGAATTGGAGGCGACGCCGAAAGCGAAGCTCAACATATTGCATTGCTATCGCTCGATGAACTACATCTCACGGCACATGGAGGAAAAATTCGGGATTCCCTGGTGCGAGTACAACTTCTTCGGGCCTTCCAAAATCGCGGAGTCGCTGCGCAAAATTGCAAGCTTCTTCGATGATAAGATCAAGGAGGGCGCCGAGCGCGTCATCGCGAAATATCAGCCGCTGGTCGATGCGGTGACCGCGAAGTACCGGCCGCGGCTCGATGGCAAGACTGTAATGCTGTTCGTGGGCGGCCTACGTCCTCGCCACGTCATCGGCGCGTATGAGGACCTCGGCATGGATGTTGTCGGCACAGGCTATGAGTTCGGTCACAACGACGACTATCAGCGCACCGCCCAGCACTACGTCAAGGACGGCACGCTGATCTACGACGATGTCACCGGCTACGAATTCGAGCGCTTCGTCGAAAAGATCCGGCCCGACCTCGTCGGCTCCGGTATCAAGGAAAAATACGTCTTCCAAAAGATGGGCGTGCCGTTCCGCCAAATGCATTCCTGGGACTACTCGGGTCCTTACCACGGTTATGACGGCTTCGCGATCTTCGCCCGAGACATGGACATGGCAATCAACTCCCCGATCTGGGGGAAGACCACCGCACCTTGGAAGGACGCTCCGCGGCCGAGCCTCATGGCGGCGGAATAGGAAAGCCGACGCTCGGGCCCTTTCCTCCGCAGAGGAGGGAAGGGCAGGAGAACGAACACAAGAACCTGAAGAGTGCCATGATGACACAGAACGCCGAACACATCCTCGACCACTCCGAGCTTTTCCGGGGAGACGAATACCAGCAGATGCTGGCCAATAAGAAGGCGCTATTTGAGAATCCGCACGATCCCGCCGAAGTCGACCGTATCGGAGAATGGTCCAAGACGCCCGAATACCGCGAGAAGAACTTCGCCCGCGAAGCGCTAACCGTCAATCCGGCGAAGGCTTGCCAGCCGCTAGGTGCGGTGTTCGCCGCGCTCGGGTTCGAGCGCACACTGCCGTTCGTCCACGGCTCCCAGGGTTGCGTCGCGTATTATCGCAGCCATTTGTCGCGGCACTTCAAGGAGCCGACTTCGTGCGTCTCCTCGTCCATGACGGAAGACGCGGCTGTGTTCGGGGGGCTCAACAACCTGACCGACGGGCTTGCCAACAGCTACAACATGTACAAGCCGAAGATGATCGCGGTCGCCACGACCTGCATGGCGGAAGTCATTGGCGACGACCTCAACGCCTTCATCAAAACATCAAAGGAAAAAGGTTCAGTCCCCGCGGATTACGACGTACCATTCGCTCACACTCCTGCATTCGTCGGTAGCCACATTACCGGCTACGACAACACGCTCAAGGGCATCCTCGAGCATTTCTGGGATGGCAAAGCCGGCACGGCGCCTAAACTCCAGCGCAAAGCGAACAACTGGATCAACTTCATCGGTGGCTTCGACGGCTACACTGTCGGGAACATCCGTGAGATAAAGCGCATCTTCGAGCTGATGGGGATCGGCTACACGATCCTCGCGGATAACAGTGATGTGTTCGATACCCCCACCGACGGCGAGTTCCGCATGTATGATGGCGGCACGACACTAAAGGATGCCGCGAACGCAGTACATGCGAAGGCAACCATTTCCATGCAGCAATATTGTACGGAGAAGACGTTGCCCTTCATCAAGGGGCACGACCAGGAGGTCGTCTCCTTCAATCACCCTCTGGGTGTCAGCGCCACGGACGATTTCCTGATGACGCTGTCGCGTATCACCAACAAGGCAATTCCCAATGCGCTGGAGCGGGAGCGCGGGCGTCTGGTAGACGCAATGGCTGACTCTAGCGCGCATGTTCACGGCAAGAAGTTCGCGATCTACGGCGATCCCGACCTCTCCTATGGCCTTGCCGCATTCTTGCTGGAGCTTGGCGCTGAGCCGACGCACGTGCTCTCGACCAACGGAAGTAAGGGCTGGGAGCAGAAGATGCAGGCGCTGTTCGCGAGCTCGCCGTTCGGTAAAAACTGCCGCGCCTTCCCGGGCAAGGATCTCTGGCACATGCGTTCGCTCCTGTTCACAGAACCAGTCGATTTCCTGATCGGTAACACCTACGGCAAGTATCTCGAGCGTGACACTGGAACGCCGCTAATCCGAATCGGGTTTCCCATCTTCGATCGCCATCATCACCATCGTTATCCAGTGTGGGGCTATCAGGGTAGCATGAATGTGCTGGTCAAGATTCTCGACAAGATCTTTGATGAGATCGATAGAAAAACCAGCTCGGTTGGCAAGACGGACTACAGCTTCGACATCATACGTTGAGGCGAGCGCCCCGCCTCATCGTCCGCAGGAACAGCAGCGCTGTGGCGGGGATCCCGGGTTATCCGCCGGGCCATCCTCTTGGTCTGTGCGAATGTCTTGACATCCCCGAAAGAGACACCATGACTTCGCTTCCCACGACCATACAGGACGTCTTTAACGAACCGGGCTGCGCCAGGAATGCGAGCAAGTCGAACGTCGAGCGCAAGAATGGATGCACCAAGCAGCTGAAGCCGGGCGGCGTCGCCGGTGGGTGTGCCTTCGATGGCGCCAAAGTCGCACTGCAGCCCTTCACCGACGTCGCCCATCTTGTGCATGGTCCAATCGCCTGTGAGGGCAATTCTTGGGACAATCGCGGTTCCGCCTCCTCCGGCTCCGATCTGTGGCGCAGAAGCTTCACCACGGACATGAGCGAGACCGACATCGTGTTCGGCGGCGAGAAGCGGCTGTACAGGGCAGTCAAGGAGATCACAGAGAAATACGACCCGCAGGCCATCTTCGTCTACCAGACATGCGTGCCCGCAATGATCGGTGACGACATCGATGCGGTCTGCAAGGCAGCCTCCGCCAAACTTGGCAAACCGGTCATTCCCATCAATGCACCGGGATTTGTGGGGTCGAAGAACCTCGGCAACAAGCTCGCAGGCGAAGCACTGCTGGAGCACGTCATCGGTACCGGAGAGCCCGATTACACCACTGCGTATGACATCAACATCATCGGCGAATACAACCTGTCCGGCGAGCTCTGGCAGGTCAAGCCGCTGCTCGATGAGCTCGGAATCCGGATCCTGTCGTGCATCTCGGGGGACGGCAAGTATCGCGAGGTGGCTTATTCGCACCGAGCCAAAGCCGCGATGATGGTCTGCTCAAAGGCAATGATCAACGTCGCACGGAAGATGAGGCAGCGCTACGGCATCCCGTTTTTTGAAGGCTCGTTCTACGGTATTGAGGATTCCAGCGATTCACTACGCCAGATCGCGCGCATGCTGATCGAACGCGGCGCGCCGGCCGAGCTGATGGAACGCACGCAAGCCCTGATCGCACGCGAAGAGACCAAAGCCTGGGCTGCGATTGAACGTTTCAAGCCACGCTTTGCCGCAAAGAGGGTTGTTCTCATCACCGGTGGCGTGAAATCCTGGTCGATGGTGTCCGCTTTGCAAGAGGCCGGGCTCGAGATCGTCGGCACGTCCGTGAAGAAATCGACCAAGAAGGACAAGGAACGTATCAAGGAGTTAATGGGCCAGCACGCCCACATGATCGAGGACATGTCGCCTCGCGAGATCTACAAGATGCTAAAGGACGCAAAAGCCGACATCATGCTCTCGGGCGGCAAGTCGCAATTCGTCGCACTAAAGGCGGCGATGCCGTGGCTCGATATCAACCAGGAGCGCTGCCACGCCTATATGGGCTATATCGGGATTGTCAAGCTCATGGAGGAGATCGAGAAAGCGCTCTACAATCCGATATGGGATCAGCTCCGCCAAGCCGCGCCATGGGATGAGTTCGACCGAAAGCGTCAGGCAAGGACGGTTGCGCAGATGTATGCGCAAGCCGCTGATCCAGTTCGAGACGCGAGCAAGAACGGCGTCAATACGATAAGTCTCGCGAATGAAAATGAGGCCAGCGGTGGCGAGAGCGCGATTGCGGCCGATGGCCTGAACCTCGCCAAGCCATGCACCAATTCCACCGCACGGTGCGTTGCTTGTAAGGACATTCGTTCCGATTTGCAGCCCCCTGCGCTGCAGGCGGCGGAGTAGGGGAACGGCATGGCGGTCGTCACTACCTCGAAGAAAGCCTGTTCGGTCAATCCGCTCAAAATGAGCCAGCCGATCGGCGGCTCATTTGCCTTCCTGGGACTGCGCGGCGCGATGCCGCTTTTGCACGGTCCGCAAGGTTGCACCTCCTTCGGGCTAACGCTGTTCGTGCGCCATTTCAATGAAGCCGTGCCGATGCAGACGACGGCCATGAGCGAGGTTGCCACCGTGCTCGGTGGCCACGAGAATCTCGAACAGGCGATCCTCAACATCTACAATCGGCTCGAGCCTGAGATCATTGGTATCAATTCGACTGGCGTCACCGAGACCAACGGCGATGACGTCGAAGCCTTCATCCGGTTGATCCGACAGAAGCATCCGAAGCTCGAAAAGCTCCCCCTTGTCTACGTCTCCACCCCGGATTTCAAGGATGCATTTCAGGATGGCTGGGGCAAGACAGTGGCGCGGATGATCGAGATGCTTGTGGCTCCCGTCGACACGGCGAGACCGCGCGATATCTCCCGCGTCAACGTGCTACCTGGATGCCACCTCACGCCCGGCGATCTCGACGAGCTGCGCACGATTTTTGAGGATTTTGGGCTCAAGCCCTCGTTCCTGCCGGACGTCGCCGGTTCGCTGGACGGTCACATCCCCGACGAATTCACGCCCACCACGATCGGGGGCATTGGAGTGGACGAGATTGCGACCATGGGGCAGGCGGCCTGGACGATCGCGATCGGCGCGCAGATGCGCCGTGCGGCCGAGGCCATGCAGGTGCGGACAGGCGCGCCGTTCCGCCTGTTCGAGCGGCTCTGTGGCCTTATCCCAAATGACGAATTCATCGCCTTTCTGAGCCAGATCAGCGGCCGGTCGGTGCCCTGGAAATATCGCCGGCAGCGTGGACAGCTGGCAGACGCCATGCTGGATGCACATTTCCATATCGGCGGCCGCAAGCTCGCGATCGGCGCCGAGCCGGACTTATTATTCGATCTCTCCAGCTTGCTCCACGAGATGGGCGCACAGGTAAGTGCTGCGGTGACGACGACGAACTCACCGGTGCTCCAGCGGGTCAGGACCGAGGACGTCCTGATCGGCGATCTGGAGGACCTTGAAGAGCTTGCCAGGTCGCGTGACTGCGACCTCTTGATGTCGCATTCACATGGTCGCCAGGCCGCTTCGCGACTCAATGTCCCGTTCTTCCGGGTAGGCTTTCCGATGTTCGATCGCCTTGGCGCTGCGCACCTCACGATGGTTGGCTATCGCGGCACGCGCGATCTGATCTTTGACATCGCCAATCTGATCATCACGGACCGCGAAGCGAACCATGGGCCGACGCCCGACACCTGGCGATCAAGCTGCGGCGGCCCACAGGTCCATCCACCCAGTTGCATTGAGCAGGGAGAGAAAACAACCCGGATGAAAGTTGCATTCGCCACTCAGGACTTGAAGCACGTCGATGCCCACTTCGGCTGGGCCAAGAACATCGTGATCTACGAGGTCGGCCCGGACGGGCATCGGTTTATCGAGGCGATCCAATTCGACGGTGACCTCACCGAAGACGGCAATGAGGATAAGCTCGCGCCGAAGATCGAGGCGATCAGGGAGTGCGCAATCCTCTATGTTGCGGCGATTGGCGGCTCGGGTGCTGCGCGAGTCGTCGCCAGGAACATCCATCCGATGAAGGTGCTGCAGCCAGAGCCCATCCACGACCTTTGCGTCAAACTCGAAACCGTGCTGAAGGGGTCGCCGCCGCCCTGGCTGCGGAAGCTGCTCACCAAAAGCCGGGAACGTACGGTGGATTTCGAAGCCTGAAGGAATAAAGATGGCCGATCCGTCTGAAGTCACTCCAGCCGCCGCCGCCGCGGAATGGCCATTTCTGAAAGAGCTCATCAAGATCTGGCGCGCCCACGACACCCACGGCGCCTGGGAGGGCAAAAAGGATCTTGAACTGCTCGAACCCTACGTTCTCGACAAGCGCAAGCGCCGTGCGCTGCCGATCGTCGGCAATCCCGACCCGGACACGACATGGCGGCTGGAGCTGTTCTTCGACGCCGTTGCGCTCTCTATCGAGAAGGCAACCGGTGTGATGATCTCGCCAATGCTGAAGATGCATCACGAAGGGTTCGGTCGGATCGTGCTGATCGGCGGCCGGCTCGTTGTCGTGAGCAAGCAGCTGCGCGACGTGCATCGCTTTGGTTTCGACCATCTCTCTGATCTCGCCAATCAAGGCGACAAATTCGTCAACAGTGGCGTTGAGATGATCCGTAAGTTCCCGGAAGTGGCGAGTTGTTGAGGCAAGTGTGAGCGATATCGAAACTCTGAAAGCGGAAATAAAGAAGCTGTCGGCCAAGGCGACCCAGGCCAAGATGGACCTCCACGACCTCTCCGAGGAGCTGCCGGTCAACTGGTCGTCGATCCTGAGCGTGGCCCAGAAGGCCCACGCTGCCTTCAGCGAGCTCGAAAGCAAGCGCCAATATCTCGAGGCGCTGGACAAAACATAGCGGACGGTTAGCCATGTCATTCAGGACCCGCGACGGTCGCAATTGGAGGCCGGACTACCTGGTTTCTATCGATCCCAACAAGTGTATCGGCTGCGGCCGCTGCTACAAGATCTGCGGCCGTGAGGTCATGACGCTGAAGGGGCTAAGCGAGGGTGGCGAGATCATCGATCTCGATGAGGACGACGATGAGCTCGAAAAGAAGGTCATGGTGCTGAAGGACGCAGGCGCTTGCATCGGCTGCAGCGCCTGCGCCCGGGTGTGCCCAACAAACTGTCAGACCCACACACCACCTGGTTGATTCAGCT
This genomic window contains:
- the nifD gene encoding nitrogenase molybdenum-iron protein alpha chain, which produces MSRATTESVAEIKARNKQLIDEVLKVYPEKTAKRRAKHLSVHEAGKSDCGVKSNIKSIPGVMTIRGCAYAGSKGVVWGPIKDMIHISHGPVGCGQYSWGSRRNYYVGTTGIDTFVTLQFTSDFQEKDIVFGGDKKVTKLIDELQELFPLNRGITIQSECPIGLIGDDIEAVSREKSKEYGGKTIVPVRCEGFRGVSQSLGHHIANDAIRDWIFDKSAPEASSKFQPTAYDVAIIGDYNIGGDAWSSRILLEEMGLRVIAQWSGDGSLAELEATPKAKLNILHCYRSMNYISRHMEEKFGIPWCEYNFFGPSKIAESLRKIASFFDDKIKEGAERVIAKYQPLVDAVTAKYRPRLDGKTVMLFVGGLRPRHVIGAYEDLGMDVVGTGYEFGHNDDYQRTAQHYVKDGTLIYDDVTGYEFERFVEKIRPDLVGSGIKEKYVFQKMGVPFRQMHSWDYSGPYHGYDGFAIFARDMDMAINSPIWGKTTAPWKDAPRPSLMAAE
- the nifK gene encoding nitrogenase molybdenum-iron protein subunit beta yields the protein MTQNAEHILDHSELFRGDEYQQMLANKKALFENPHDPAEVDRIGEWSKTPEYREKNFAREALTVNPAKACQPLGAVFAALGFERTLPFVHGSQGCVAYYRSHLSRHFKEPTSCVSSSMTEDAAVFGGLNNLTDGLANSYNMYKPKMIAVATTCMAEVIGDDLNAFIKTSKEKGSVPADYDVPFAHTPAFVGSHITGYDNTLKGILEHFWDGKAGTAPKLQRKANNWINFIGGFDGYTVGNIREIKRIFELMGIGYTILADNSDVFDTPTDGEFRMYDGGTTLKDAANAVHAKATISMQQYCTEKTLPFIKGHDQEVVSFNHPLGVSATDDFLMTLSRITNKAIPNALERERGRLVDAMADSSAHVHGKKFAIYGDPDLSYGLAAFLLELGAEPTHVLSTNGSKGWEQKMQALFASSPFGKNCRAFPGKDLWHMRSLLFTEPVDFLIGNTYGKYLERDTGTPLIRIGFPIFDRHHHHRYPVWGYQGSMNVLVKILDKIFDEIDRKTSSVGKTDYSFDIIR
- the nifE gene encoding nitrogenase iron-molybdenum cofactor biosynthesis protein NifE; the encoded protein is MTSLPTTIQDVFNEPGCARNASKSNVERKNGCTKQLKPGGVAGGCAFDGAKVALQPFTDVAHLVHGPIACEGNSWDNRGSASSGSDLWRRSFTTDMSETDIVFGGEKRLYRAVKEITEKYDPQAIFVYQTCVPAMIGDDIDAVCKAASAKLGKPVIPINAPGFVGSKNLGNKLAGEALLEHVIGTGEPDYTTAYDINIIGEYNLSGELWQVKPLLDELGIRILSCISGDGKYREVAYSHRAKAAMMVCSKAMINVARKMRQRYGIPFFEGSFYGIEDSSDSLRQIARMLIERGAPAELMERTQALIAREETKAWAAIERFKPRFAAKRVVLITGGVKSWSMVSALQEAGLEIVGTSVKKSTKKDKERIKELMGQHAHMIEDMSPREIYKMLKDAKADIMLSGGKSQFVALKAAMPWLDINQERCHAYMGYIGIVKLMEEIEKALYNPIWDQLRQAAPWDEFDRKRQARTVAQMYAQAADPVRDASKNGVNTISLANENEASGGESAIAADGLNLAKPCTNSTARCVACKDIRSDLQPPALQAAE
- the nifX gene encoding nitrogen fixation protein NifX, which gives rise to MKVAFATQDLKHVDAHFGWAKNIVIYEVGPDGHRFIEAIQFDGDLTEDGNEDKLAPKIEAIRECAILYVAAIGGSGAARVVARNIHPMKVLQPEPIHDLCVKLETVLKGSPPPWLRKLLTKSRERTVDFEA
- a CDS encoding NifX-associated nitrogen fixation protein, with the protein product MADPSEVTPAAAAAEWPFLKELIKIWRAHDTHGAWEGKKDLELLEPYVLDKRKRRALPIVGNPDPDTTWRLELFFDAVALSIEKATGVMISPMLKMHHEGFGRIVLIGGRLVVVSKQLRDVHRFGFDHLSDLANQGDKFVNSGVEMIRKFPEVASC
- a CDS encoding CCE_0567 family metalloprotein produces the protein MSDIETLKAEIKKLSAKATQAKMDLHDLSEELPVNWSSILSVAQKAHAAFSELESKRQYLEALDKT
- the fdxB gene encoding ferredoxin III, nif-specific — encoded protein: MSFRTRDGRNWRPDYLVSIDPNKCIGCGRCYKICGREVMTLKGLSEGGEIIDLDEDDDELEKKVMVLKDAGACIGCSACARVCPTNCQTHTPPG